The Nerophis lumbriciformis linkage group LG07, RoL_Nlum_v2.1, whole genome shotgun sequence genome window below encodes:
- the LOC133609922 gene encoding class I histocompatibility antigen, F10 alpha chain-like yields the protein MTCLQASPAPDCRTRTKAVIHTLQYFETTSSQVPNFPEFVIVGYVDGVEISYYDSNIRKAESKQDWMNKITAEDPKYWQRQTEISVGNELIDKHNLEVLKKRFNQTGGVHIVQWMSGCEWNDETDEVKGWRQQGYDGEDYISLDMKTWTYTAAKPQAFPDKLKLDQNIFILDYQKYYYTEECPSYLKKYVKNGKKVLMRTELPEVFLLQKTPSSPVTCMATGFYPDLADLFWRKDGEQIFEDVEHGELLPNHDGTFQMSVELKVEVTAEVEGKYECVFRLSGVKEDLVTKLERRSILSNASHEGEKDTFSWRCFPSQVHLSPLLIHVTMTTLDVCMQTRHGGVELSEKVAAEG from the exons TGATTCACACGCTGCAGTATTTCGAAACTACgtcctctcaagttccaaacttcccagagtttgtgattgttggttatgttgatggagttgagattagttactatgacagcaacatcaggaaagcagaatccaaacaggactggatgaacaaaatcacagcagaggaTCCAAAATACTGGCAGAGACAAACAGAGATCAGTGTTGGTAATGAGTTAATTGACAAACACAACCTTGAAGTTCTTAAGAAGCGTTTCAACCAaactggag gtgttcacattgtccagtggatgtcaggatgtgaatggaatgatgagactgatgaggtTAAAGGTTGGCGTCAGCAAGGTTATGATGGAGAAGATTACATATCGTTGGACATGAAGACATGGACATATACTGCAGCAAAACCACAAGCTTTCCCTGACAAACTCAAGTTGGACCAGAACATATTTATACTAGACTACCAGAAGTATTATTACACTGAGGAAtgtccttcttacttgaagaagtatgtgaagaatgggaagaaggtcctaatgagaacag agcttccagaggtgttcctcctccagaagacgccatcctctccagtcacctgcatggcgacaggtttctaccccgacttagccgacctgttttggaggaaagacggcgagcagatctttgaggacgtggagcacggagagctgctccccaaccacgacggaaccttccagatgtcggtggagctgaaagtggaggtgacggccgaggtggagggcaagtacgaatgtgtgttccggctgtctggcgtcaaggaggacctggtcaccaagctggagagaagaagcatcctgagcaacgcaagccatgaaggtgagaaagacacatttagttggagatgtttcccatcacaagtccacctgtcaccattattgatccatgtcaccatgacaacgcttgacgtctgcatgcaaa CTCGCCACGGCGGCGTGGAGCTCTCCGAGAAGGTGGCGGCTGAAGGCTGA